One Rossellomorea aquimaris DNA window includes the following coding sequences:
- a CDS encoding protoporphyrinogen oxidase — MKTVVVVGGGITGLTALYHLQKMSIEREIEIELILIERDLQLGGKIKTIREGEFIMEAGADSIVARNEVVLPLVEEIQLQEELVYNETGTSYIYTNGELHKIPQDTIFGIPMSVESLKNSTLVSEEGKTEALKDLETENTQFTKESSIGDFLEAFLGKELVEKQVAPVLSGVYSGNLHKLTMASTLPYLLEYKNEYGSIIKGLSANRQKFQGTSNKKFISFKNGLSTIIDRLEEKCSNGTFLKGVETTKLQKTGDKYELILNGHGRLKADYVVFATPHDITQKILTHENLEPVFNKLKNSSLISIYLGFNIPDEELPADGTGFIVSSGRDVKCDACTWTSRKWKHTSNNQNLLLRLFYKSTNPHYNELKEFSEAELVSTALEDIRKSVGIDGDPISVEVTNWKDLMPNYHLEHSQSVQSLDENLATELPRVKLAGASYFGVGIGACIQNGKKTAEWIIDELEENG, encoded by the coding sequence ATGAAGACAGTGGTTGTCGTAGGTGGAGGTATTACAGGATTAACAGCTCTGTACCATCTTCAAAAAATGTCTATAGAACGAGAAATAGAGATCGAGTTAATTCTAATCGAGCGAGATCTGCAGCTCGGCGGAAAAATTAAAACCATAAGAGAAGGCGAATTCATTATGGAAGCGGGAGCAGATTCAATCGTAGCCCGTAATGAAGTGGTGCTTCCTCTAGTTGAGGAAATTCAACTTCAAGAGGAACTCGTCTATAATGAAACGGGCACATCCTACATATATACAAATGGGGAATTACACAAAATACCCCAAGATACGATTTTTGGAATTCCCATGTCCGTTGAGTCTCTTAAAAATAGCACCCTGGTGTCAGAAGAAGGGAAGACTGAGGCACTTAAAGACCTTGAAACGGAGAATACACAGTTTACAAAAGAGAGTTCCATCGGTGATTTTTTAGAAGCATTCCTGGGTAAGGAACTTGTTGAGAAGCAGGTAGCTCCAGTATTATCAGGGGTCTACTCTGGAAATTTGCATAAACTCACAATGGCTTCGACACTCCCATACTTACTTGAATATAAAAACGAATACGGCAGCATCATTAAAGGTCTATCTGCAAATAGACAAAAATTCCAAGGGACATCCAATAAAAAGTTCATCTCGTTTAAAAATGGATTATCAACCATCATTGACCGTTTAGAAGAAAAATGTTCCAATGGGACATTTTTAAAGGGAGTAGAAACAACCAAGCTCCAAAAAACAGGAGACAAATATGAGCTGATTCTTAATGGTCACGGGAGGCTTAAAGCGGATTATGTGGTATTCGCAACACCTCATGACATAACCCAGAAGATTCTGACTCATGAAAACCTTGAACCTGTTTTTAACAAATTGAAAAACTCTTCACTTATTTCGATTTACCTTGGATTTAACATTCCAGATGAAGAACTTCCTGCTGATGGAACAGGCTTTATCGTATCAAGCGGTAGAGATGTGAAATGTGATGCATGCACATGGACGAGTAGGAAGTGGAAGCATACATCCAATAATCAAAACCTTTTATTGAGACTTTTTTATAAAAGTACTAACCCCCATTACAATGAGTTGAAAGAGTTTAGCGAGGCAGAACTTGTAAGCACGGCACTTGAAGATATCAGAAAAAGTGTGGGCATAGACGGAGATCCGATTTCTGTCGAAGTAACGAACTGGAAAGACCTAATGCCAAACTACCATCTTGAGCACAGTCAGTCTGTACAATCGTTAGACGAAAATCTCGCAACTGAACTGCCACGTGTGAAGCTGGCAGGTGCTTCATACTTCGGAGTGGGTATTGGCGCGTGTATTCAAAATGGGAAGAAAACTGCAGAATGGATTATAGATGAGTTAGAGGAGAATGGTTGA
- a CDS encoding NAD-dependent epimerase/dehydratase family protein, with amino-acid sequence MKILVTGGAGFIGSQLVEILLAEGHTPIILDNFSNGREENVPSGVKIYRKNLLSDKVERIFEKEKPDIVMHLAAQVSVAKSLENPAEDAAVNVLGTVKLLEYSTRYGVKKFIFSSSSAVYGYTNEMINEESSTSPISFYGTSKLVSETYIKLFNKLYDLPYTILRYANVYGPRQRSDGEGGVISIFIEQLLKIEIPIIFGDGNQTRDFVYVEDVARANLLAITNADNQIINIGTNTQTSVNLLYTLLSNQLHSSQKPNYEAKREGDILHSHLSNSKALYHLKWEPQYDLNSGLENTLEYFKKKMKNDE; translated from the coding sequence ATGAAGATTTTAGTTACAGGCGGTGCCGGATTTATCGGCTCACAACTCGTAGAAATCCTGCTCGCTGAAGGTCATACCCCAATTATTCTAGACAACTTCTCTAATGGCAGGGAGGAAAACGTGCCAAGTGGAGTTAAAATATATAGAAAAAATCTATTATCCGATAAAGTTGAAAGAATTTTCGAAAAAGAAAAACCCGACATCGTTATGCACCTCGCTGCCCAAGTGAGCGTAGCTAAATCACTGGAAAATCCTGCAGAAGATGCGGCAGTCAATGTATTAGGAACCGTAAAGTTATTGGAGTACAGTACCAGATACGGTGTGAAAAAATTCATCTTCTCCTCTTCCAGTGCAGTTTATGGGTATACAAATGAGATGATTAATGAAGAGAGCTCTACTAGTCCGATTTCCTTTTACGGTACCTCAAAATTAGTATCGGAAACCTATATCAAACTATTTAATAAGCTCTATGATCTTCCATACACCATCTTGCGATACGCCAATGTATATGGTCCTAGGCAAAGGTCCGATGGCGAAGGCGGAGTTATAAGCATTTTTATTGAGCAACTATTAAAGATTGAAATACCAATCATTTTTGGGGATGGAAACCAGACTCGGGACTTTGTTTACGTAGAGGACGTAGCCCGGGCAAATCTTCTTGCCATCACAAACGCCGACAATCAAATCATCAATATTGGCACCAACACCCAAACCAGCGTCAACCTACTCTACACCCTACTTTCAAACCAACTACACTCTTCGCAAAAGCCAAACTACGAAGCGAAGCGGGAAGGAGATATTTTACACAGTCACCTCTCAAATTCGAAAGCTCTATACCATCTAAAATGGGAACCTCAATATGATCTGAACTCCGGTTTAGAAAATACTCTTGAATATTTCAAAAAGAAAATGAAGAATGACGAATGA
- a CDS encoding glycosyltransferase family 4 protein — translation MPPFNIHPSLLAIMDQYYDVERDYKETLTLQPFGQKKKGDDSKPMKILYVTFFQYPHTGGLSHYITSIKNGFEKVGHSVDVLAPNHMSSEQREEWIPEAASEARKFMNRRYGKVNEKIVKNLSYLHVFELFLIEKNLQQYDIIHAQDLFAIFILGHLNQTYQKPLLFTPHGFFTKSRLKFNKMQKDSIEEAYFTELEKVGIEASTEIVMISDSFRPNLMDFGAKVERMVTVHTGIDFNPLPHKNHENTILTCVSRLSPRKGHGFLLEALSELREHLGNVEVWIVGDGVMKEKLIEQAKELKLNNVIFFGKRHDIPHILSMSDIYVLATVNDNFPLSVMEAMFSRQAVISTTCGGIPEMVQHEETGILCEPGNVEQLAQAIKRFITNREERLRFANAAESYARQHLTSQVMTRKIEKIYQTYL, via the coding sequence ATGCCCCCTTTCAACATTCATCCCTCTCTTCTTGCCATCATGGATCAATATTATGATGTGGAAAGAGACTATAAGGAGACTCTCACTCTCCAACCATTCGGTCAGAAGAAAAAAGGCGATGATTCAAAGCCAATGAAAATCTTATACGTTACATTTTTTCAATACCCTCATACAGGTGGATTATCTCATTACATCACTTCTATAAAAAACGGTTTTGAAAAGGTAGGTCATAGTGTAGATGTACTAGCGCCCAACCATATGTCTTCAGAACAGCGGGAAGAATGGATCCCCGAAGCTGCCTCTGAAGCCCGTAAGTTTATGAATAGACGCTACGGAAAAGTCAATGAAAAAATCGTCAAAAACCTTAGTTACCTTCATGTATTTGAACTCTTTCTCATAGAAAAAAACCTCCAACAATATGACATCATACACGCTCAAGACCTGTTTGCCATCTTCATCCTGGGACATTTAAACCAAACATACCAAAAACCTTTACTCTTTACGCCACACGGGTTCTTTACGAAAAGTCGCTTAAAATTCAACAAAATGCAGAAAGATTCCATTGAAGAAGCCTACTTTACTGAACTTGAGAAAGTAGGCATTGAAGCAAGTACTGAAATCGTGATGATTTCAGATTCCTTTCGACCTAATTTAATGGATTTCGGTGCAAAAGTTGAAAGGATGGTCACCGTTCATACTGGCATCGATTTTAATCCACTTCCTCATAAAAATCATGAAAACACTATCCTAACGTGTGTCTCCCGACTGTCACCACGTAAAGGTCATGGATTTCTCTTGGAAGCATTGTCCGAGCTTCGTGAACACCTTGGTAATGTAGAAGTATGGATTGTCGGAGATGGGGTCATGAAGGAAAAACTGATTGAACAAGCGAAAGAACTTAAGCTAAATAACGTGATCTTTTTTGGGAAACGACACGATATACCCCATATTCTTTCCATGTCTGACATCTATGTATTAGCAACAGTGAATGATAACTTTCCCCTATCCGTCATGGAAGCAATGTTTTCCCGGCAAGCGGTCATCTCCACTACATGTGGCGGAATCCCGGAAATGGTTCAACATGAAGAAACAGGCATACTTTGTGAACCAGGTAACGTTGAACAACTGGCACAGGCGATAAAGCGTTTCATAACGAATAGGGAAGAACGTCTTAGGTTTGCTAACGCTGCTGAATCCTATGCTCGTCAACACTTGACCAGCCAAGTTATGACGAGAAAAATCGAAAAGATCTATCAAACATATTTATGA
- a CDS encoding phosphotransferase yields MYTPQELISMFHKHGIEEKLSTSLGSKVTIQASSIQNLKSTKRSSIYQLQLEKHTDTFPIIFKIYHSTKYKNEVEINVYSQAYPFLKEFLPGIYLIEKQGSDTWVFMEFVRQIRGQLTFTPKHFDYIIPTLAKLHAHTHEEKFKKEKKTFQNWFPIYNSVKMKNDREKFISNTMTFLDDAKKDKQLKDIIKPHYKPLKNIYSNGSEFFPELLASGYSITHGDLHMQNICSKDVSKNEPWAIQFIDWESAKYAPTWFDMIVLVEILLGFRKDWQSNAEEIRTHAVDVYTSEMKKYGIEFKTKPIHLYKMAYLQRTLEKGLHTQLRRIFDNRGGELLPYHLEKISTWGSELGIYK; encoded by the coding sequence ATGTATACACCACAAGAATTGATATCTATGTTTCATAAACATGGAATCGAAGAAAAACTCTCCACATCCCTTGGGAGTAAAGTGACCATCCAGGCTTCATCAATCCAAAACCTTAAATCGACTAAAAGAAGCAGCATTTATCAGCTTCAGCTAGAGAAACACACAGACACCTTCCCTATCATTTTTAAAATCTACCATTCTACCAAATACAAAAATGAAGTCGAGATTAATGTCTACAGTCAAGCCTACCCTTTTTTAAAAGAGTTTCTTCCTGGAATCTACCTGATTGAGAAACAAGGAAGTGATACTTGGGTGTTCATGGAGTTTGTCCGCCAAATTCGCGGACAGCTGACCTTTACTCCCAAGCATTTTGATTATATTATACCAACACTTGCTAAACTTCACGCCCACACCCATGAAGAAAAATTCAAAAAAGAAAAAAAGACTTTTCAAAATTGGTTTCCCATTTACAACTCGGTAAAAATGAAAAATGATCGGGAAAAATTCATTTCAAATACAATGACATTTCTAGACGATGCCAAGAAGGATAAACAATTGAAGGACATCATCAAACCACATTATAAACCATTAAAAAACATATACAGTAACGGTTCTGAATTCTTTCCGGAACTATTGGCCAGCGGCTATTCCATTACACATGGAGATCTTCATATGCAGAATATCTGTTCAAAAGATGTCAGCAAAAATGAACCCTGGGCGATTCAATTCATTGATTGGGAATCAGCCAAATATGCCCCAACATGGTTTGACATGATTGTCCTGGTAGAAATTTTACTAGGTTTTCGGAAGGATTGGCAAAGCAATGCAGAAGAAATTCGCACCCATGCGGTCGACGTATACACGAGTGAAATGAAGAAATATGGAATCGAATTTAAAACCAAACCCATTCATTTATACAAAATGGCGTACCTTCAACGAACCCTCGAAAAAGGATTACACACTCAGCTGAGACGTATCTTTGACAACCGCGGAGGTGAGCTTCTTCCCTACCATTTAGAAAAAATATCAACCTGGGGAAGTGAACTGGGAATCTATAAATAG
- a CDS encoding carbamoyl-phosphate synthase: MLSSHPAVVLDLSANGVGIIHALSRKGIDVYAFDTEGPYSKGKSRLATCGVCPSPLTQEAELLSFLKGIAMNLDKKPVLYAGADDYVVFISKYRNELSQYYLFFYPDHSLIMDLLDKKKTYELALEYNVPTAKTFFVENEEELDEAVTQLEFPCILKPVFGHEFRKHVNKKAIQIQDAVQLKKTYPIYRKFGELIIQEIIPGDNQCFYKVATFFDEDMELLALFTLQKNHQFPSQFGTGAHIVSKRIPELIDVGVPLLKELGLKGVSMIEYKKDPRDGQYKLIEINPRFWLTHSLTGHSGVDFALQYYQYLTGQRPSPKLQQIDGVQWIYLVRYFLTFLEKRKNGEMSLKDFFYGFRGKKVFALLAYDDPMPFIRSTMSHLRNAWKKRRSD, from the coding sequence ATGTTGTCATCTCATCCAGCTGTTGTACTTGACTTAAGCGCAAATGGAGTCGGCATCATTCATGCCCTTTCCCGAAAAGGAATTGATGTATATGCATTTGATACAGAAGGACCCTATTCAAAGGGGAAATCGAGACTTGCAACATGCGGGGTATGTCCAAGCCCCTTGACCCAAGAAGCAGAGCTGCTGTCTTTTTTAAAAGGAATAGCAATGAACCTTGATAAGAAGCCTGTGCTATACGCAGGTGCAGATGATTATGTTGTCTTCATCTCAAAATACCGGAACGAATTATCCCAGTACTACCTGTTTTTTTATCCCGATCACTCTTTAATTATGGATTTATTAGATAAAAAGAAAACCTATGAATTAGCATTGGAATATAATGTCCCAACAGCCAAAACCTTTTTTGTGGAAAATGAAGAGGAGCTTGATGAGGCGGTTACTCAATTAGAATTTCCGTGTATTTTAAAGCCTGTGTTCGGACATGAATTCAGAAAACATGTTAATAAGAAAGCCATTCAGATTCAAGACGCCGTCCAATTAAAGAAAACCTATCCTATTTATCGCAAGTTCGGTGAGCTAATTATTCAGGAAATCATTCCTGGAGACAACCAATGCTTCTATAAAGTGGCGACATTTTTCGATGAGGATATGGAATTACTTGCCCTTTTCACTCTCCAAAAAAACCACCAATTCCCTTCACAATTCGGAACGGGAGCACACATCGTGAGCAAACGGATACCTGAGCTTATCGATGTAGGTGTTCCACTATTGAAAGAGTTGGGACTAAAAGGAGTAAGTATGATCGAGTATAAAAAAGATCCACGGGATGGGCAATATAAGCTCATTGAAATCAATCCCAGGTTCTGGCTGACCCATAGTTTAACCGGACACTCCGGAGTTGATTTTGCCCTTCAATATTACCAGTACCTTACAGGTCAACGTCCATCTCCAAAACTACAGCAAATTGACGGTGTTCAATGGATTTACCTGGTACGTTACTTCCTTACCTTTCTTGAAAAAAGAAAAAATGGAGAAATGAGCTTAAAAGACTTCTTTTATGGATTCAGAGGAAAAAAGGTATTCGCTCTTCTTGCCTATGATGACCCTATGCCATTTATAAGGAGTACCATGTCTCACCTGCGGAATGCGTGGAAAAAAAGAAGGAGTGATTGA
- a CDS encoding glycosyltransferase family 4 protein — protein MKELFFPYPYLVSALDKYYGVKSKPITAKIKDKGKDSKRKKERKKKSKTKKMKSKPGSKKLSILIATFWDYPHTGGLSNYITTLREGLRSLGHKVDVIAPNQFSQVNAEKLREVIVPELKTFFEQRYGSYTSKIIQSCRLLYIFEQMMKSVKLEKYDILHAQDLFTANILGRFNEDLGKPLLFTPHGMFTFSRVKFNRIEKGSVEEVYYKEIEKKAIEYATHMVILSDSFRDPLSTLGAKPVNLTTINTGIDFKTIDRGKTSGKIVISCIARLGPRKGHSDLFNALSRMNGTSHQVEVQIVGDGEMREALEAQVKSLKLSNVRFLGKRDDVPAILSKTDIFVLPTVNDNLPISIIEAMHSGAAILTTNCGGITEIVHHNETGIIVEPGNVSQLAAQLKLLIGNEALRRKLGSNAYQYAKNHLTREAMVGKIEHIYQNLIASGGE, from the coding sequence ATGAAAGAACTATTTTTTCCTTATCCTTATCTTGTTTCTGCACTCGATAAATATTATGGAGTAAAGTCAAAACCCATAACGGCAAAAATAAAGGATAAGGGTAAAGATTCTAAACGAAAAAAAGAACGCAAAAAGAAATCAAAGACTAAAAAGATGAAAAGCAAACCTGGAAGTAAGAAATTATCCATTCTGATAGCGACTTTTTGGGACTATCCTCATACGGGTGGTCTTTCCAATTACATTACAACTCTTCGAGAAGGCTTGAGGTCTTTAGGTCACAAAGTGGATGTCATTGCTCCGAATCAGTTTTCACAAGTGAATGCAGAAAAGCTGCGTGAGGTGATTGTTCCTGAATTAAAGACTTTTTTTGAGCAACGATACGGATCATACACAAGTAAAATCATTCAAAGTTGTCGTTTACTCTATATCTTTGAACAGATGATGAAATCTGTAAAACTGGAAAAATACGATATACTTCATGCTCAGGATTTATTCACGGCCAATATATTAGGGAGATTCAATGAAGATTTAGGTAAACCTCTTCTTTTCACTCCACATGGCATGTTCACCTTTAGCAGAGTCAAATTTAACCGAATTGAAAAAGGGTCAGTGGAAGAAGTGTATTACAAAGAGATTGAGAAAAAAGCGATTGAATACGCGACCCATATGGTCATTTTAAGTGACTCTTTCCGTGATCCATTGAGTACACTAGGAGCGAAACCTGTAAATCTGACAACCATCAATACAGGGATTGATTTTAAAACCATTGATCGTGGGAAAACGAGTGGGAAAATTGTAATTTCATGCATCGCTAGACTTGGACCTAGAAAGGGACATTCAGATTTATTTAATGCCCTTTCTCGAATGAATGGAACAAGTCATCAGGTTGAGGTGCAAATTGTCGGAGACGGAGAAATGCGTGAAGCGCTTGAAGCTCAAGTCAAATCGCTGAAACTATCAAACGTTCGATTCTTAGGTAAACGCGATGATGTCCCTGCAATACTAAGTAAAACAGATATTTTTGTACTTCCAACCGTCAATGACAATCTTCCCATTTCCATTATCGAAGCCATGCATAGCGGTGCAGCGATCCTGACAACTAATTGCGGTGGTATTACGGAAATCGTTCATCATAATGAAACCGGAATCATTGTTGAGCCAGGCAATGTCAGTCAATTAGCAGCTCAGCTCAAACTCTTGATTGGAAATGAAGCATTGCGAAGGAAACTGGGAAGCAATGCGTATCAATATGCCAAAAATCATCTCACTCGGGAAGCCATGGTTGGCAAGATCGAACATATTTACCAAAACCTAATAGCTTCGGGGGGCGAATAA
- a CDS encoding PIG-L deacetylase family protein: MKETVLVIAAHPDDELLGTAGTLKRLVDQGNRVVSIITANGRKEEAHHIQQLARKANKEIGIKEVIFLEHPNLELEMMPLHLFTKEIEKLIDIYQPTKIFTHHYGDLNIDHQITFQAVLTAVRPLPNKQPIELITFETVSSSEWNTHTNDKQFKPNYYVNISSVIVQKIASLKHYEVEMREFPHPRSYEGVKHLASVRGMTVGVPYAEAFEVIRRVWK; encoded by the coding sequence ATGAAAGAAACTGTATTGGTCATAGCAGCACATCCAGATGATGAACTACTTGGGACAGCTGGCACGCTAAAACGGTTAGTAGATCAAGGAAATAGAGTCGTCTCGATCATTACAGCAAACGGAAGAAAGGAAGAGGCCCATCACATTCAGCAGCTTGCCCGGAAAGCAAACAAAGAGATTGGGATTAAAGAAGTTATTTTTCTGGAGCATCCGAACCTGGAATTAGAAATGATGCCTCTTCATCTATTTACTAAGGAAATTGAAAAATTAATTGATATCTATCAACCTACCAAGATTTTTACCCATCATTACGGCGATTTGAATATTGATCACCAAATTACGTTTCAAGCCGTTTTAACAGCAGTTCGTCCTCTACCAAATAAACAACCGATTGAATTGATCACATTTGAAACGGTATCCTCAAGTGAATGGAATACCCATACAAATGATAAACAATTTAAACCAAATTATTATGTGAACATTTCATCGGTGATTGTTCAGAAAATTGCTTCCTTAAAACATTATGAAGTGGAAATGCGAGAGTTTCCACATCCGCGTTCCTATGAGGGAGTCAAACATTTAGCAAGTGTCCGAGGCATGACGGTTGGGGTACCATATGCTGAAGCATTTGAAGTTATAAGGAGGGTCTGGAAATGA